Proteins co-encoded in one Kribbella solani genomic window:
- a CDS encoding lytic murein transglycosylase: MAKGKRRATGGGWRQVAPLIPVALFASAFTVSATDDPAIATASLEQGGGGNPVVVPKQPIAVPANVPVPGQVGPGVGAGEPPNQVVSGLSRNGIPNAALKAYSRAQQVLAQADPSCHLPWTLVAAIGRVESNHGRFGGNSLNSKGVAVPGIFGPRLDGSGGTAKIADTDAGAFDGDGAFDRAVGPMQFIPGTWRAVGVDGDGDGVRNPQDINDAAMSTGVYLCSGSTDLSKASDLNAALLRYNHSQSYADLVISIAKAYAGGSWIAVGNGTSGDDVDTAGEQIGDPKIDAPADKNLPKAIDLPTTPPGKPIPTATDERDGSRPTVPTQRPTTPAKPSDKPTPGKPTPSRPTTPGKPTTKPTTPTTTTPPGLVTLKTAAGLIVGTVGSTLHELQTATTYCQSEMSKVTITKPTQDQLQKCVTAYQTGGAKAVDQVIRNLLSLLGLLGVLGGGILGS; the protein is encoded by the coding sequence GCTGGAACAGGGCGGCGGCGGCAACCCGGTGGTGGTGCCGAAGCAGCCGATCGCGGTGCCGGCGAACGTGCCGGTCCCAGGTCAGGTCGGGCCGGGAGTCGGCGCCGGCGAACCGCCGAACCAGGTGGTCTCGGGCCTGTCCCGCAACGGCATTCCGAACGCCGCGCTGAAGGCGTACTCGCGGGCCCAGCAGGTGCTGGCCCAGGCCGATCCGTCCTGTCACCTGCCGTGGACACTGGTGGCCGCGATCGGCCGGGTCGAGTCCAACCACGGGCGGTTCGGCGGCAACTCGCTGAACTCCAAGGGCGTCGCGGTGCCGGGCATCTTCGGGCCGCGCCTGGACGGCTCCGGTGGTACGGCCAAGATCGCCGACACCGATGCCGGCGCCTTCGACGGTGACGGCGCGTTCGACCGCGCGGTCGGCCCGATGCAGTTCATCCCCGGCACCTGGCGAGCCGTGGGAGTGGACGGCGACGGCGACGGCGTGCGGAACCCGCAGGACATCAACGACGCGGCGATGTCGACCGGCGTGTACCTGTGCTCCGGCAGCACCGACCTGTCCAAGGCGAGCGACCTGAACGCTGCCCTGCTGCGCTACAACCACTCGCAGTCGTACGCGGATCTGGTCATCAGCATCGCCAAGGCGTACGCGGGTGGCAGCTGGATCGCGGTCGGGAACGGTACGTCCGGGGACGACGTGGACACGGCCGGCGAGCAGATCGGCGACCCGAAGATCGACGCGCCGGCGGACAAGAACCTGCCGAAGGCGATCGACCTGCCCACCACCCCACCGGGCAAGCCGATCCCGACGGCGACCGACGAGCGCGACGGCAGCCGGCCGACGGTTCCGACCCAGCGTCCGACCACGCCGGCCAAGCCGTCCGACAAGCCCACCCCGGGCAAGCCGACGCCGAGCAGGCCGACCACGCCCGGCAAGCCCACCACCAAGCCGACGACGCCGACCACGACGACCCCACCGGGTCTGGTCACGCTGAAGACGGCCGCCGGGCTGATCGTGGGTACGGTCGGCAGCACCCTGCACGAACTGCAGACCGCGACCACGTACTGCCAGTCCGAGATGTCGAAGGTGACGATCACCAAGCCGACCCAGGACCAGCTGCAGAAGTGCGTGACCGCCTACCAGACCGGTGGCGCGAAGGCGGTCGACCAGGTGATCCGCAACCTGCTGTCCCTGCTCGGACTGCTCGGCGTCCTGGGCGGAGGCATCCTCGGGAGCTGA